From a single Clostridium isatidis genomic region:
- a CDS encoding cyclic-di-AMP receptor, with product MKLVIAIVQDDDSAELIDSVTEAGFRVTKLATTGGFLKAGNTTLIIGVEEEKVNYVISLIEDTCKKRKQIINTTTPITGNVDIFMSYPIEVEVGGATIFVLDVDQFIRV from the coding sequence ATGAAATTAGTAATAGCCATAGTTCAAGATGATGATTCAGCAGAATTAATTGATTCTGTAACAGAAGCAGGTTTTAGGGTTACAAAACTAGCTACTACTGGGGGATTTTTAAAAGCTGGTAATACAACTTTAATTATTGGAGTTGAAGAAGAAAAGGTAAACTATGTTATTAGTTTGATAGAAGATACATGCAAAAAACGCAAGCAGATAATAAATACTACAACACCTATTACTGGTAATGTGGATATCTTTATGTCTTATCCTATAGAAGTTGAAGTAGGTGGAGCAACTATATTTGTTTTAGATGTAGATCAATTTATTAGGGTATAA
- a CDS encoding M20 family peptidase gives MKNCMISALEKSKTDIKSLNEFLFNNPEASYKEVNSSNYICEFLSKHNFKIEKNFLDLNTSFFASKGNGHPKICFLCEYDAVLNEGHLTGHNLLTATSIAAAIVLGEIIHKINGSVIIIGCPGEYLGGTKSIMTKQGVFDDIDAVLVSHPDVITSESGSSSAIVPMQVKFLSSNGFSFLNKEDYNSLDGILLTFNILNSLQKGFPKDIEINSILSKGGYTPLLVPPEAEAKFYIRGKEMDVVRVVENKIREIVIYVSKLIRIQYSISLYEPESEELRTNRTLNRLFSHNLKENGIINIQAPRDIKSGLSLGIVSKKVPTIHPYFSIIKDESIKYGTKEFAKATISEHGFNEAMKAALSLAFTGYDIIVNENLLAEVKNEFYNK, from the coding sequence ATGAAAAATTGTATGATTTCTGCTTTAGAAAAATCTAAAACAGATATTAAATCATTAAATGAATTTTTATTTAATAATCCGGAAGCCAGCTATAAAGAAGTAAATAGCAGCAATTATATATGTGAATTTTTAAGTAAACATAATTTTAAAATAGAAAAAAACTTCTTAGATTTAAATACATCCTTTTTTGCTTCTAAGGGAAATGGACATCCAAAAATATGCTTTTTATGTGAATATGATGCAGTATTAAATGAAGGTCACTTAACAGGTCATAATCTCCTAACCGCCACCTCCATTGCTGCCGCTATTGTTTTAGGAGAAATTATACATAAAATTAATGGCTCTGTAATAATAATTGGATGCCCAGGAGAATATTTAGGTGGAACAAAGTCTATAATGACAAAACAAGGAGTTTTTGATGATATAGATGCTGTTTTAGTATCGCACCCAGATGTAATTACTTCTGAAAGCGGCAGTTCTTCAGCAATAGTTCCTATGCAAGTTAAATTCTTAAGCAGTAATGGATTTAGTTTTTTAAATAAAGAAGATTATAACTCTCTAGACGGAATTTTATTAACCTTTAACATACTAAATTCTTTACAAAAAGGATTTCCCAAAGATATTGAAATAAACTCAATATTATCTAAAGGAGGATACACCCCGCTTTTAGTTCCTCCAGAAGCTGAAGCAAAATTTTATATTAGGGGAAAAGAAATGGATGTAGTACGGGTAGTAGAAAATAAAATTAGAGAAATAGTAATATATGTATCAAAACTGATTAGAATTCAATATTCTATATCATTATACGAACCAGAAAGCGAAGAATTACGTACAAATAGAACATTAAATAGGTTGTTTAGCCATAATCTTAAAGAAAATGGAATAATAAATATTCAAGCACCTAGAGATATTAAATCAGGTTTAAGTCTTGGAATTGTAAGTAAAAAAGTTCCTACAATTCATCCATATTTCTCAATAATAAAAGATGAATCAATTAAATATGGAACAAAAGAATTTGCAAAGGCTACAATTTCTGAACATGGCTTTAATGAAGCTATGAAAGCTGCTCTATCTCTTGCCTTTACTGGATATGATATTATAGTTAATGAAAATTTATTAGCAGAAGTAAAAAATGAATTTTACAATAAGTAG
- the greA gene encoding transcription elongation factor GreA — MSETKKFIMTYEGVKKLEQELEYLKTVKRKEITEKIKVALGYGDLSENSEYDEAKNEQAFTEGRIAQLENMLKNTQVVDETELPNDIVAIGKTVKVKDYEFDEEVEYTIVGSAEADPMSFKISNESPVGAALLGKKIGDEVEVIVPGGTNKFKILEIY; from the coding sequence ATGAGCGAAACAAAAAAATTTATAATGACATATGAAGGTGTTAAGAAATTAGAACAAGAATTAGAATATTTAAAAACTGTAAAAAGAAAAGAAATTACAGAAAAAATTAAGGTTGCATTAGGGTATGGAGATTTAAGTGAAAACTCTGAATATGATGAAGCTAAAAATGAGCAAGCTTTTACAGAAGGTAGAATAGCACAACTAGAAAATATGTTAAAGAATACTCAAGTAGTTGATGAAACTGAATTACCAAATGATATAGTAGCAATAGGAAAGACTGTAAAGGTTAAGGATTATGAGTTTGATGAAGAAGTAGAATATACAATAGTAGGTTCAGCAGAAGCAGATCCTATGAGTTTTAAAATATCAAATGAATCACCAGTTGGTGCAGCTTTATTAGGTAAAAAAATTGGAGACGAAGTTGAAGTTATTGTGCCAGGTGGTACTAATAAGTTTAAAATATTAGAAATATACTAA
- a CDS encoding S66 peptidase family protein, producing MIKLKSINKESSTIGIIAPASTDDIEKANKNITLFKKLGYKIKLGKNIFNSYGYLAGTDKERADDINRMFADKEVDAIICYRGGYGSIRIANYLDLNTIKKNPKIFCGYSDITLLLNYINKKCKFPTFHGPMINSDFDDPITEHYFTNILENINNKITYNLKSICNNNLKVYNSRDFKGRLVGGNLSIICSTIGTPYEIKFKNNILLIEEVNESPYVIDRMLSQLICSRKLDKLQAIILGHFTDCTSTKNTLTIEEIIEEKLLPLNIPIIKYFPFGHDYPNITMPIGVKFRYDSKKYLLIQE from the coding sequence TTGATTAAGCTAAAATCTATTAATAAAGAAAGTTCGACTATTGGAATTATAGCTCCAGCCTCTACAGATGATATTGAAAAAGCAAATAAAAATATTACTCTATTTAAAAAACTTGGCTATAAAATAAAATTAGGAAAAAACATATTCAATTCTTATGGATATCTAGCAGGTACTGATAAAGAAAGAGCAGATGATATTAATAGAATGTTTGCTGACAAAGAAGTAGATGCTATTATTTGTTATAGGGGTGGATATGGATCTATTAGAATAGCTAATTATTTAGACCTAAATACCATCAAAAAAAACCCTAAAATCTTTTGTGGTTATAGTGATATTACCTTACTACTAAACTATATAAATAAAAAATGTAAATTTCCAACTTTTCATGGACCAATGATTAATTCAGATTTTGATGATCCTATAACAGAGCATTACTTTACAAATATATTAGAAAACATCAACAATAAAATAACCTACAATTTAAAAAGTATTTGTAATAATAATTTAAAAGTTTATAACTCAAGAGATTTCAAAGGAAGGTTAGTAGGCGGTAACTTATCTATTATTTGCTCTACAATAGGAACTCCTTATGAAATAAAATTTAAAAATAATATACTATTAATAGAAGAAGTTAACGAAAGTCCCTATGTTATTGATAGAATGTTATCTCAACTTATATGCAGCAGAAAACTTGATAAGCTACAAGCTATAATTCTTGGTCATTTTACAGATTGTACTAGTACTAAAAATACTCTTACAATTGAAGAAATTATCGAAGAAAAATTACTACCTCTTAATATACCTATAATAAAATATTTCCCTTTCGGTCACGATTATCCTAATATTACCATGCCTATTGGAGTTAAATTCAGATATGATTCAAAAAAATATTTATTAATTCAAGAATAA
- a CDS encoding glycine--tRNA ligase, translating into MAVEKTMEKIVSLCKSRGFIFPGSEIYGGLANSWDYGPLGVEFKNNVKKAWWKKFVQESPYNVGVDCAILMNPEVWVASGHVGGFSDPLMDCKECKSRFRADKLVEDYMTANGAEVASADGWSNEQLKEFIEKNNIVCPKCGKLNYTEIRKFNLMFKTFQGITEDSASTIYLRPETAQGIFVNFKSTQRTSRKKVPFGIAQIGKSFRNEITPGNFTFRTREFEQMELEFFCKPGTDLEWFNYWKDYCWNFLLSLGMNKDALRIRDHAQEELSFYSNATSDIEYLFPFGWGELWGIADRTDYDLKKHQEHSGQDMTYLDPATNEKYIPYVVEPSLGADRVALAFLVDAYDEEELEGGDKRTVLHLHPALAPYKAAILPLSKKLSDNALEIYSQLSKKFNVEYDEAGSIGKRYRRQDEIGTPFCITIDFETENDGAVTVRNRDTMLQERIKIEDLTAYIEKSLEF; encoded by the coding sequence ATGGCTGTAGAAAAAACTATGGAAAAAATCGTTTCTCTATGTAAAAGTAGAGGATTTATATTCCCAGGATCAGAAATATACGGAGGACTTGCAAATTCATGGGATTATGGTCCATTAGGAGTAGAATTTAAAAATAATGTAAAGAAGGCTTGGTGGAAGAAGTTTGTACAAGAAAGTCCATATAATGTGGGAGTTGACTGTGCAATACTTATGAATCCAGAAGTTTGGGTTGCTTCAGGTCACGTTGGAGGATTTTCAGATCCTTTAATGGATTGTAAAGAATGTAAATCAAGATTTAGAGCTGATAAATTAGTAGAAGATTATATGACTGCAAATGGAGCAGAAGTAGCTAGTGCAGATGGCTGGAGTAATGAACAGTTAAAAGAGTTTATAGAAAAGAACAATATAGTTTGTCCAAAGTGTGGAAAATTAAATTATACTGAAATAAGAAAATTTAATTTAATGTTTAAAACTTTCCAAGGAATAACTGAAGATTCAGCTAGTACAATATATCTTAGACCAGAAACAGCTCAAGGTATATTTGTAAACTTTAAATCAACTCAAAGAACATCAAGAAAGAAAGTTCCATTTGGTATAGCTCAAATAGGTAAATCTTTTAGAAATGAAATAACACCTGGTAACTTTACTTTTAGAACAAGAGAATTTGAACAAATGGAATTAGAATTCTTCTGTAAACCAGGTACCGATTTAGAATGGTTTAATTATTGGAAGGATTATTGTTGGAATTTCCTATTAAGCTTAGGAATGAATAAAGATGCTTTAAGAATAAGGGATCATGCTCAAGAAGAATTATCTTTCTATTCAAATGCAACATCTGATATTGAATATTTATTCCCATTTGGCTGGGGAGAATTATGGGGAATTGCAGATAGAACTGACTATGATCTAAAGAAACATCAAGAACATTCTGGTCAAGATATGACTTATTTAGATCCTGCAACTAATGAAAAGTATATTCCATATGTTGTTGAACCATCTCTTGGAGCAGATAGAGTTGCCTTAGCTTTCTTAGTTGATGCTTATGATGAAGAAGAATTAGAGGGTGGAGATAAGAGGACAGTATTACATTTACACCCAGCATTAGCTCCATATAAAGCTGCAATACTACCTTTATCAAAAAAACTTTCAGATAATGCTTTAGAAATATATTCACAATTAAGCAAGAAGTTCAATGTAGAATATGATGAGGCGGGAAGTATAGGTAAGAGATATAGAAGACAAGATGAAATAGGAACTCCATTCTGTATTACAATTGATTTTGAAACTGAAAATGATGGTGCTGTTACAGTTAGAAATAGAGATACAATGCTTCAAGAAAGAATTAAGATTGAAGATTTAACTGCTTATATTGAAAAGAGTTTAGAATTTTAA
- the lysS gene encoding lysine--tRNA ligase, protein MSTEEINIEELESNYSEQEALRREKLLELQAQGKDPFDVYKVERTHMSTEIKDNFEALEEKTVTVAGRIMSKRGQGKVVFSDIQDRDGKIQLFLKIDVVGEENLKAYKNFDLGDWVAATGEVFKTKTGEVSIRVAEFQLISKSLKPLPEKWHGLKDPDLRYRQREVDMISNPEVKEIFKKRATILKSVREFLDNRGFIEIETPMLSPIAGGASARPFITHHNALDIDMYLRIAPELYLKRAIVAGLERVYDMGRTFRNEGMSVRHNPEFTMIELYQAFADYNDMMEICENLIATVCEKVNGTTKVTYQGTEIDFKPPFRRISMVDAVREYAGVDFNEIKTDEEAQKIAKEKNLEFKKDLKYVTKGEVLNMLFEEYAEEHLIQPTFVYDYPVEISPLTKKKRGNEAFTERFEGFVYGREICNAYSELNDPIVQRERFKQQEKERELGDDEAYVIDEEFMSALETGMPPTGGLGIGIDRLIMFLTDSASIRDVIMFPTMKPLK, encoded by the coding sequence ATGTCCACAGAAGAAATAAATATAGAGGAATTAGAATCTAACTATAGTGAACAAGAAGCCTTAAGAAGAGAAAAGTTACTAGAATTACAAGCACAAGGTAAGGATCCTTTTGATGTATACAAAGTAGAAAGAACACACATGTCTACAGAAATAAAGGATAATTTTGAAGCACTAGAAGAAAAGACTGTTACTGTAGCAGGTAGAATCATGTCTAAAAGAGGTCAGGGAAAGGTAGTTTTTTCTGATATTCAAGATAGAGATGGTAAGATTCAATTATTCTTAAAAATAGATGTTGTTGGAGAAGAAAACTTAAAAGCTTATAAGAACTTTGATTTAGGAGATTGGGTAGCAGCAACTGGAGAAGTATTTAAAACTAAAACAGGTGAAGTTTCAATAAGAGTTGCAGAATTCCAATTAATTTCTAAGTCTTTAAAACCATTACCAGAAAAGTGGCATGGATTAAAAGATCCAGACTTAAGATATAGACAAAGAGAAGTAGATATGATCTCCAACCCAGAAGTAAAGGAAATTTTCAAAAAGAGAGCAACAATACTTAAGAGTGTAAGAGAGTTCTTAGATAATAGAGGTTTCATAGAAATTGAAACACCAATGTTATCTCCAATTGCAGGTGGAGCATCAGCAAGACCTTTTATAACTCATCATAATGCTTTAGATATAGATATGTATTTAAGAATAGCTCCAGAACTATACTTAAAGAGAGCTATAGTAGCAGGGTTGGAAAGAGTATATGATATGGGAAGAACTTTCAGAAATGAAGGAATGTCTGTAAGACACAACCCAGAATTTACAATGATAGAATTATATCAAGCTTTTGCAGATTATAATGATATGATGGAAATATGTGAAAATTTAATTGCTACAGTATGTGAAAAAGTAAATGGAACTACTAAAGTAACTTACCAAGGAACAGAAATAGACTTCAAGCCTCCATTTAGGAGAATTTCTATGGTAGATGCAGTTAGAGAATATGCTGGAGTAGATTTCAATGAAATAAAAACTGATGAAGAAGCTCAAAAGATAGCTAAAGAAAAGAATTTAGAGTTTAAAAAGGATTTAAAATATGTAACAAAAGGCGAAGTATTAAATATGTTATTTGAAGAGTATGCTGAAGAACATTTAATACAACCTACTTTTGTTTATGATTATCCAGTAGAAATTTCTCCTTTAACTAAGAAAAAGAGAGGAAATGAAGCCTTTACTGAAAGATTTGAAGGTTTTGTTTATGGAAGAGAAATATGTAATGCATATTCAGAGTTAAATGATCCGATAGTTCAAAGAGAAAGATTTAAACAACAAGAAAAAGAAAGAGAATTAGGTGACGATGAAGCATACGTTATAGATGAAGAATTTATGAGTGCATTAGAAACAGGTATGCCTCCAACAGGTGGACTAGGAATAGGTATAGATAGATTAATAATGTTCTTAACAGATTCAGCATCAATAAGAGATGTTATAATGTTCCCAACAATGAAACCTTTAAAATAA
- a CDS encoding sigma factor G inhibitor Gin produces MDLLIKGIDNNENKCIICGKEIYSDIIINKSLVCNSCYDNISLLNVDDFEYNYYKNKIKVWLKRKYKINI; encoded by the coding sequence ATGGATTTATTAATTAAGGGAATAGATAATAACGAAAATAAATGTATAATTTGTGGAAAGGAAATATATAGTGATATAATTATTAATAAAAGTTTAGTATGTAATTCATGTTATGATAATATTTCTCTATTAAATGTAGATGATTTTGAATATAATTATTATAAAAATAAAATAAAAGTGTGGTTAAAAAGAAAATATAAAATAAACATATGA
- a CDS encoding DUF5050 domain-containing protein translates to MFKKVLSILLISSLFLTGCTKGTEEDNSDIPTPNNQDAKNKISSNIKSKEITYKNIILSGETLTLNKFLYLGNLLFFANPKDGDKLTLAEIPNTNTYIKEDYIKNSYDYSINYLTSIDNIIYFSSTSQNNRGLYTFNYEKDAITKLNDDITINLISNDNYLYYINSSDKLIYSYNTKSKEKKLLSNNKAGKFIFNNNFIFYQNLNDNSKLYALKSDGTANIKLTDVSVDSFITYNNGLLFFDSSNDNILCFLDLTQNKIAKHSYIKGENLKQYNDNIYYINKESPNSLNSLNISNNEDKFEANLILSDYVNDYFITNGKIFIDKASNLNGIQVLNIE, encoded by the coding sequence ATGTTTAAAAAAGTTTTATCTATATTATTAATATCATCACTTTTTCTAACTGGCTGCACAAAAGGCACAGAAGAAGATAATAGCGACATCCCTACTCCTAATAATCAGGATGCAAAAAATAAAATTTCATCAAATATAAAAAGTAAAGAGATTACTTACAAAAATATTATCCTTTCTGGTGAAACTTTAACTCTTAATAAGTTTTTATACTTAGGAAATTTACTATTCTTCGCTAATCCAAAAGATGGAGATAAACTGACTTTAGCGGAAATCCCTAATACTAATACATATATAAAGGAAGATTACATAAAAAATTCTTATGATTACTCAATTAATTATTTAACTAGTATAGATAATATTATTTATTTTTCATCAACATCTCAAAATAATAGAGGACTTTATACATTTAACTACGAAAAAGATGCTATAACAAAATTAAATGATGATATTACCATTAATTTAATATCTAATGACAATTATTTATATTATATAAATTCGTCAGATAAACTTATTTATTCTTATAATACGAAGTCTAAAGAAAAAAAATTACTTTCAAATAATAAGGCAGGAAAATTCATATTTAATAACAATTTTATTTTTTATCAAAATTTAAATGATAATTCTAAATTATACGCCTTAAAATCTGATGGAACTGCTAATATTAAATTAACAGATGTTTCAGTAGATAGTTTTATCACTTATAATAATGGCTTATTATTTTTTGATAGCAGTAATGATAATATTCTTTGCTTTTTAGATTTAACTCAAAATAAAATAGCTAAACACTCTTATATTAAAGGAGAAAATTTAAAACAATATAATGACAATATTTATTATATAAATAAAGAAAGTCCAAATTCCTTAAACTCATTAAATATTAGCAATAATGAAGATAAGTTTGAAGCAAACTTAATCTTATCTGATTATGTTAATGATTATTTTATTACAAACGGCAAGATATTTATTGATAAGGCTTCAAACCTTAATGGAATTCAGGTTTTAAATATAGAATAA
- a CDS encoding magnesium transporter CorA family protein, giving the protein MIQIYKSVSEENPTLKTLKNIENGCWINIVAPSDEELILISKKTNVPLEFLKAPLDDEETSRIDIEDNCLLVVVDIPFTEMEENSLTYDTYPLAIIHTDKQIITVCLKNSRILSDFINGKVKSFFTFKKSRFILQILSKIASNYLLYLRQIDKKSLMIEKRLHKSMKNRELIQLHSLEKSLVYFSTSLKANEITLEKMLKLDIMQKYEEDKDVLEDVIIENKQAIEMTEIYSNILASTMDFFASVISNNLNIVMKVLASVTILMAIPEIFGGIFGMNFDKMPLINHPYGFEIISVIILFLTIGTAYLLYKKDMFS; this is encoded by the coding sequence ATGATTCAAATTTATAAAAGTGTAAGCGAGGAAAATCCAACCTTAAAAACATTAAAAAATATAGAGAATGGCTGCTGGATTAATATTGTTGCTCCATCTGATGAAGAATTAATATTAATTTCTAAAAAGACTAATGTTCCTTTAGAATTTTTAAAAGCACCTTTAGATGACGAAGAAACCTCTCGTATAGATATAGAAGATAATTGCTTATTAGTTGTAGTTGATATTCCCTTTACTGAAATGGAGGAAAATTCACTTACCTATGATACCTATCCTCTAGCAATAATACATACTGACAAGCAAATAATAACAGTTTGTTTAAAAAACAGCAGAATATTATCAGATTTTATTAACGGAAAAGTTAAATCCTTTTTTACCTTTAAAAAATCTAGATTTATTCTTCAAATATTAAGTAAGATTGCATCAAATTACTTACTTTATTTAAGACAAATAGATAAAAAAAGCTTAATGATAGAGAAGCGTCTCCATAAATCAATGAAAAACAGGGAGCTTATTCAATTACATTCATTAGAAAAATCTTTAGTTTACTTTTCTACTTCACTAAAAGCTAATGAAATAACTTTGGAAAAAATGTTAAAACTCGATATTATGCAAAAGTATGAAGAAGATAAAGATGTCTTGGAAGATGTTATTATAGAAAATAAACAAGCTATTGAAATGACAGAGATATATAGCAATATATTAGCTAGTACAATGGATTTCTTTGCTTCTGTTATATCTAATAATTTAAATATAGTGATGAAGGTTCTAGCCTCTGTTACTATATTAATGGCTATACCAGAAATATTTGGTGGAATATTTGGTATGAACTTTGACAAAATGCCTCTAATAAATCATCCTTATGGCTTTGAGATAATTAGTGTCATAATACTATTTTTAACTATTGGTACAGCTTATCTTCTTTACAAAAAGGATATGTTCTCATAA
- the tmk gene encoding dTMP kinase, with product MKKGKFIAFEGGEGSGKSTILEMIYNYFIENNVECIKTREPGGIKISEDIRKIILDKNNTQMDAKTEALLYAAARRQHLVEKVIKELEQGKIVLCDRFVYSSLVYQGYARGLGIEEIYNINKFAIDEYMPDLNIFFDVSPEVGLARINKNKDREVNRLDLEKMDFHYKVREGYIKLCEANKETFIKIDAEKSIDEVFESVKSKIIKFIK from the coding sequence ATGAAAAAAGGAAAGTTTATAGCCTTTGAAGGTGGAGAAGGCTCAGGGAAAAGTACAATATTAGAGATGATTTATAATTATTTTATTGAAAATAATGTAGAGTGTATAAAAACAAGGGAACCTGGTGGAATTAAAATTTCAGAGGATATTAGAAAAATAATTCTTGATAAAAATAATACTCAAATGGATGCTAAAACAGAAGCTCTTTTATATGCAGCAGCAAGAAGACAGCATCTAGTAGAAAAAGTTATTAAAGAATTAGAGCAAGGAAAAATAGTTCTTTGTGATAGATTTGTTTACTCTTCATTGGTTTATCAAGGTTATGCTAGAGGATTGGGCATAGAAGAAATATATAATATTAATAAGTTTGCAATAGATGAGTACATGCCTGATTTAAATATTTTTTTTGATGTAAGTCCTGAGGTGGGACTAGCAAGAATAAATAAAAACAAAGATAGAGAAGTAAATAGACTGGATTTAGAAAAGATGGATTTTCATTATAAGGTGAGAGAAGGCTATATTAAACTATGTGAAGCAAATAAAGAAACTTTTATAAAAATTGATGCAGAAAAATCAATTGATGAAGTTTTTGAAAGTGTAAAAAGTAAAATAATTAAATTTATAAAATAA
- the murD gene encoding UDP-N-acetylmuramoyl-L-alanine--D-glutamate ligase, with product MKKQFSDFKDFIKEKKVAVVGIGVSNIPLIRFLVKLGAVVTAFDQKTREELGEIADEFDSLSVTLELGEGYLDRLTGFEVVFKTPSMRIDSEALVRAKNEGAYITSEMEEFVRYCKGKIFGITGSDGKTTTTTIISKLLSEAGYKTWVGGNIGTPLFSNVEEINEEDKVVLELSSFQLMTMKLPIDVAVVTNLAPNHLDMHKDMQEYIDAKKNIFLYQDEKGVLVVNRENDITHSFAKEAKGRVLEFSSKSYIKDGAYFKDNILFLQDKEVCNKDDVVIKGIHNIENYLAAFLAVKDDVSIEVMKKVAQTFTGVEHRCELVREIDGVKYYNDSIASSPTRTLAGLFAFDRKVILIAGGYDKHIPFEPLAEEGHSYIKHLILLGDTKEKIKDVFNKLKEEKGIDVPITMVNTLEEAVDKAREISIEGDIVTLSPACASFDMFPNFAVRGNRFKEIVNKL from the coding sequence ATGAAAAAGCAGTTTAGTGATTTTAAAGATTTCATAAAGGAAAAAAAGGTAGCAGTTGTAGGTATAGGAGTTAGTAATATACCTTTAATAAGATTTTTAGTTAAGCTTGGAGCAGTTGTAACGGCCTTTGATCAAAAAACTAGAGAAGAGTTGGGGGAAATTGCTGATGAATTTGATAGTTTATCAGTTACCTTAGAATTAGGGGAAGGATATTTAGATAGACTAACAGGCTTTGAAGTTGTTTTTAAAACTCCTTCTATGAGAATAGATTCAGAAGCTTTAGTAAGGGCTAAAAATGAAGGTGCATACATAACTTCTGAAATGGAGGAGTTTGTTAGATATTGTAAAGGTAAAATTTTTGGGATAACAGGTAGTGACGGAAAAACAACAACTACTACAATAATATCAAAATTATTAAGTGAAGCTGGATATAAAACTTGGGTAGGGGGAAATATAGGAACACCTTTATTTTCAAATGTAGAAGAGATAAATGAAGAAGATAAGGTAGTTTTAGAACTATCAAGTTTTCAGCTTATGACTATGAAGTTACCTATAGACGTTGCAGTTGTAACAAATTTGGCTCCAAACCACTTAGATATGCATAAGGATATGCAGGAATATATTGATGCTAAAAAGAATATATTCTTATATCAAGATGAAAAGGGAGTTTTAGTTGTAAATAGAGAAAATGATATAACTCATAGTTTTGCTAAGGAAGCTAAGGGAAGAGTTTTAGAGTTTAGTTCAAAAAGTTATATCAAAGATGGAGCATACTTTAAAGATAATATTTTGTTTTTACAAGATAAAGAGGTATGCAATAAGGATGATGTTGTAATAAAAGGTATTCACAATATAGAAAATTATCTTGCAGCCTTTTTGGCGGTTAAGGATGATGTTTCAATAGAAGTTATGAAAAAAGTTGCTCAAACTTTTACAGGTGTAGAGCATAGATGTGAATTAGTAAGGGAAATAGATGGGGTTAAATATTATAATGATTCAATAGCTTCTAGTCCTACTAGAACTTTAGCGGGTCTTTTTGCTTTTGATAGAAAGGTTATATTAATAGCTGGAGGATATGACAAGCATATACCTTTTGAACCTTTAGCAGAAGAAGGACATTCATATATAAAGCATTTAATTCTTCTTGGGGATACTAAAGAGAAAATTAAGGATGTTTTTAATAAGTTAAAAGAAGAGAAAGGAATTGATGTCCCAATTACAATGGTGAATACTTTAGAAGAAGCTGTTGATAAAGCAAGAGAGATATCTATAGAAGGAGATATAGTTACATTATCACCAGCTTGTGCATCCTTTGATATGTTCCCTAATTTTGCAGTAAGAGGAAATAGATTTAAAGAAATAGTAAATAAACTTTAA